The following are encoded in a window of Microcaecilia unicolor chromosome 14, aMicUni1.1, whole genome shotgun sequence genomic DNA:
- the RBM23 gene encoding probable RNA-binding protein 23: MASDDFDIVIEAMLEAPYKNKEDEGQSKEEKRNGESSRKKRSRSRERRHSRERHRHRSSHSKERYRPNERRHRSRSRDRRHSPRDRRRDERVRYRSPGHRFNCNRGGSPRRREKSPVRAPIDNLSPEERDARTVFCMQLAARIRPRDLEDFFSAVGKVRDVRIISDRNSRRSKGIAYVEFCDIQSVPLAIGLTGQRLLGVPIIVQVSQAEKNRLAAMANNLQRGSSGPMRLYVGSLHYNITEDMLRGIFEPFGKIENIQLMKEPDSGRSKGFGFITFSDAESARIAQEQLNGFELAGRPLKVGNVTERSDGGGDILTALDSDDMERSGIDLGATGRLHLMAKLAEGTGMQLPLAVQAALQLNGAIPLAALNPSLSALNPALSLPGHTLATQSFPFFNTQTM; this comes from the exons GATGAAGGCCAGAgcaaggaagaaaaaagaaaCGGAGAAAGCAGCAG GAAGAAGAGGAGCCGAAGCAGGGAGCGTCGACACAG CCGAGAGAGACACCGACATAGAAGCAGCCATAGCAAAGAACGGTACCGTCCCAACGAACGGCGCCATCGTAGTAGGAGCCGGGATCGAAGGCACAGCCCACGAGACCGTAGGCGGGATGAGCGTGTCCGCTACCGAAGCCCTGG GCATCGCTTTAATTGCAATAGGGGTGGAAGTCCTCGTCGACGAGAGAAGAGCCCTGTCAG GGCGCCCATTGATAACCTGTCTCCAGAGGAACGGGATGCCCGCACAGTGTTTTGTATGCAGCTGGCTGCTCGCATTCGCCCTAGAGATCTGGAAGATTTCTTCTCCGCTGTTGGGAAG gtgCGTGACGTGAGGATCATCTCAGATAGGAACTCACGCCGATCCAAGGGCATTGCCTACGTGGAGTTCTGTGATATCCAGTCTGTGCCACTGGCCATAGGGCTGACTGGACAGAGGCTACTTGGTGTCCCTATCATTGTCCAGGTGTCTCAG GCCGAGAAGAACCGACTGGCTGCCATGGCGAACAACCTGCAGCGGGGCAGCTCTGGTCCCATGAGGCTTTATGTAGGCTCATTGCATTACAACATCACTGAGGACATGCTACGAGGTATCTTTGAACCCTTTGGCAAG ataGAGAACATCCAGCTGATGAAGGAGCCAGATTCTGGACGCTCTAAGGGCTTTGGCTTCATCACA TTCTCGGATGCAGAGAGTGCTCGCATAGCACAGGAGCAACTAAATGGCTTTGAGCTAGCAGGCCGCCCTCTGAAGGTGGGCAACGTGACAGAACGGTCTGACGGTGGTGGAGACATCCTTACTGCCTTAGACAGTGACGACATGGAGCGCAGCGGTATAGATTTGGGAGCTACTGGCAGGCTTCATCTCATGGCCAAGCTGGCAGAAG GGACAGGGATGCAACTTCCACTGGCTGTGCAGGCAGCATTGCAGCTGAATGGTGCCATCCCTCTAGCAGCCCTGAACCCCAGCCTTTCAG CGCTCAACCCTGCTCTCAGCCTGCCTGGTCACACCCTCGCAACACAGTCCTTCCCATTCTTCAACACTCAAACCAT GTAA